One Obesumbacterium proteus DNA window includes the following coding sequences:
- a CDS encoding type II toxin-antitoxin system HicA family toxin, with protein sequence MSTHKLSARHQRTLYVIFTNPPIRTLEWRKIENLLIALGAVVSEGQGSRVKFEIGSLSVAFHRPHPGKNAKIYQIIDARVFLEELGVIP encoded by the coding sequence ATGTCGACTCATAAGCTCAGTGCCAGACACCAACGAACGCTATACGTTATTTTCACTAACCCGCCGATACGAACGCTAGAGTGGCGGAAGATTGAAAACTTGTTAATCGCCCTCGGTGCCGTGGTTTCTGAAGGTCAAGGCTCACGGGTTAAATTTGAAATCGGTAGTTTGTCGGTTGCATTTCATCGGCCTCATCCTGGAAAGAATGCGAAGATTTATCAGATTATTGATGCCAGAGTCTTTCTTGAGGAGTTAGGAGTTATTCCATGA
- a CDS encoding type II toxin-antitoxin system HicB family antitoxin — MNTMLYKGYAARIEYSEEDKCLVGHLAGIRDIIGFHADNVADLRKEFEISVDDYLEYCASRGREPQRPASGKISLRVPPDVHSQINVAAEVAGKSVNQWITDTLVKVCS; from the coding sequence ATGAACACTATGCTCTATAAAGGCTATGCAGCACGTATTGAATACAGCGAAGAAGATAAATGTCTGGTAGGGCATTTGGCAGGGATCAGAGATATTATCGGCTTTCATGCCGACAACGTGGCTGATTTGCGTAAAGAGTTTGAGATTTCGGTAGATGATTATCTGGAATATTGCGCCTCACGAGGGCGTGAACCCCAGCGCCCCGCGAGCGGCAAAATTAGCCTACGTGTACCGCCAGATGTGCACTCACAAATCAATGTGGCTGCAGAGGTGGCGGGTAAAAGCGTGAACCAGTGGATCACGGATACCTTAGTTAAAGTCTGTTCTTAA
- the mgtA gene encoding magnesium-translocating P-type ATPase: protein MTQIIEQAAEKRSRKDKKKVTYLIAEEAAVSLDATLSNLSSNLSGLEEEDARERLLEAGPNQVAHEKVPPALVQLISAFNNPFIFVLMVLAAISFFTDYWLPLQRGEETDLIGVIIILIMVSLSGLLRFWQEFRTNKAADALKSMVRTTATVLRRAHPAAKSECKEIPLQELVPGDIILLSAGDMVPADVKLIESRDLFISQAVLTGEAIPIEKYDVTASISQKSCSGNNSESELLELSNICLMGTNVASGTAKAVVVATGGKTYFGSLAKSIVGTRTQTSFDRGVNSVSWLLIRFMLVMVPVVLLINGFTKGDWADAALFALAVAVGLTPEMLPMIVSSNLAKGAITMSRRKVVVKRLNAIQNFGAMDVLCTDKTGTLTQDRIILEHHIDINGHENKEVLQLAWLNSYHQSGMKNLMDKAVIRFGRARPEVEAMARFSKIDELPFDFIRRRLSIVVSDEQRRHTLICKGAVEEMLAIATHISDDGNILPLDDSARAELLKLATHYNEQGFRVLMVGTRDLGIDGCVFPLSNSDERDLVICGLLTFLDPPKESAAEAITALRENGVMVKVLTGDNPIITSKICRDVGLEPGEPLLGSEIEGMSDEHLALLAEQRTVFAKLTPLQKSRVLKALQSNDHTVGFLGDGINDAPALRDADVGISVDTGTDIAKESADIILLEKDLMVLEEGVITGRETFGNIIKYLNMTASSNFGNVFSVLVASAFIPFLPMLAIQLLLQNLMYDISQLTLPWDKMDKEFLRKPRKWDAKNIGRFMLWIGPTSSIFDITTYAIMWFVFAANSIEHQALFQSGWFIEGLLSQTLVVHMLRTQKIPFIQSTAALPVMLTTGIIMALGIYIPFSPLGTWVGLQPLPWQYFPWLVGTLFSYCVVTQLMKRFYIRRFGQWF from the coding sequence GAAAAACGCAGCCGCAAAGACAAGAAAAAAGTGACCTATCTGATTGCAGAAGAAGCTGCGGTCAGCTTGGATGCAACCCTATCTAACCTCTCTTCAAACCTCAGCGGACTTGAGGAAGAAGACGCACGCGAACGCCTGCTGGAAGCTGGCCCAAATCAGGTTGCTCATGAAAAAGTGCCGCCTGCTTTGGTGCAGTTAATCAGCGCGTTTAACAATCCCTTCATTTTTGTTCTGATGGTGCTGGCTGCGATCAGTTTCTTCACCGACTACTGGCTACCGCTACAACGCGGTGAAGAAACCGATCTCATCGGCGTAATCATTATTTTGATCATGGTGTCATTAAGCGGATTACTGCGTTTCTGGCAGGAGTTTCGCACCAACAAAGCCGCTGATGCATTGAAATCAATGGTAAGAACCACCGCAACGGTGCTGCGTCGCGCGCATCCTGCGGCCAAAAGCGAGTGCAAAGAGATCCCTCTGCAAGAGCTGGTTCCAGGCGATATTATTTTGCTTTCCGCAGGCGATATGGTTCCTGCCGACGTCAAATTAATTGAATCACGCGATCTGTTTATCAGCCAAGCCGTTCTAACCGGCGAAGCTATTCCAATTGAAAAATACGATGTTACTGCCAGTATCAGCCAAAAATCATGCAGCGGCAATAATAGTGAAAGCGAGCTATTAGAGCTGTCCAACATTTGTCTGATGGGAACTAACGTAGCCAGCGGTACCGCGAAAGCCGTTGTGGTTGCGACCGGTGGCAAAACCTATTTTGGTTCTCTGGCTAAATCCATTGTTGGCACACGCACACAAACGTCGTTTGACCGTGGTGTTAACAGCGTTAGCTGGCTGCTGATCCGCTTTATGCTGGTGATGGTACCTGTTGTTCTATTGATCAACGGCTTCACCAAAGGTGATTGGGCAGACGCCGCGCTGTTTGCTTTGGCCGTTGCCGTGGGCTTAACCCCAGAAATGCTGCCAATGATCGTAAGCTCGAACTTGGCGAAAGGGGCAATTACCATGTCCCGCCGTAAAGTTGTAGTTAAGCGTTTGAATGCCATACAAAACTTTGGTGCGATGGACGTCCTGTGTACGGATAAAACCGGCACACTAACGCAAGACCGCATCATTCTTGAACATCACATCGACATCAATGGGCACGAGAACAAAGAAGTGCTACAACTGGCGTGGCTAAACAGCTACCACCAGAGCGGCATGAAAAACTTGATGGATAAAGCGGTCATCCGCTTCGGGCGTGCTCGCCCTGAAGTTGAGGCTATGGCTCGGTTTAGCAAAATTGACGAACTGCCATTCGACTTTATTCGCCGCCGCCTGTCGATTGTGGTGAGTGATGAACAACGCCGCCATACGTTGATTTGCAAAGGTGCCGTCGAAGAGATGCTGGCTATTGCCACGCATATCAGCGATGACGGCAACATTTTGCCGCTCGACGACAGCGCACGTGCCGAGCTGCTGAAATTAGCCACTCACTATAACGAGCAAGGTTTCCGCGTGCTGATGGTGGGTACGCGTGATTTAGGTATCGATGGCTGCGTTTTCCCGCTGAGCAACAGCGACGAGCGCGATTTAGTGATTTGCGGGTTACTGACGTTCCTCGATCCACCAAAAGAGTCTGCGGCTGAGGCGATCACCGCGCTGCGTGAAAACGGCGTGATGGTTAAAGTACTGACCGGCGATAACCCAATTATCACCAGCAAAATCTGCCGTGATGTGGGTTTGGAACCGGGCGAACCTCTGCTAGGTAGCGAAATTGAAGGCATGAGCGACGAGCACCTTGCCTTGCTGGCCGAGCAACGCACCGTGTTTGCGAAGCTAACGCCGCTGCAAAAATCACGCGTACTGAAAGCGCTACAAAGCAACGATCATACCGTTGGTTTCTTGGGCGATGGTATCAATGATGCTCCAGCGCTGCGCGATGCCGACGTTGGTATCTCGGTAGACACCGGCACCGATATCGCCAAAGAGTCTGCCGATATCATTCTGTTGGAAAAAGATCTGATGGTGCTGGAAGAAGGCGTCATCACCGGCCGTGAAACCTTCGGGAACATCATTAAGTACCTGAACATGACCGCCAGTTCTAACTTTGGCAACGTGTTCTCCGTGTTAGTCGCAAGTGCATTCATTCCGTTCTTGCCGATGCTTGCCATTCAGCTGTTGCTGCAGAACTTGATGTATGACATCTCACAGCTAACTCTGCCATGGGACAAAATGGACAAAGAGTTCCTACGCAAACCGCGTAAATGGGATGCCAAAAACATTGGGCGTTTCATGCTGTGGATTGGGCCGACGTCATCCATTTTTGATATCACGACCTACGCCATTATGTGGTTTGTCTTTGCCGCCAACAGCATTGAACATCAGGCGCTGTTCCAGTCTGGCTGGTTTATTGAAGGCTTGCTGTCACAAACGCTGGTTGTGCATATGCTGCGTACCCAGAAGATCCCGTTCATTCAAAGCACGGCGGCGCTGCCGGTCATGCTCACCACGGGCATCATCATGGCGCTTGGTATTTATATTCCGTTCTCACCGCTGGGCACATGGGTAGGCTTACAACCGCTGCCATGGCAGTACTTCCCATGGTTAGTGGGTACGCTGTTCAGCTATTGCGTTGTTACTCAGCTCATGAAGCGTTTCTATATTCGTCGTTTCGGACAGTGGTTCTAA